The following are from one region of the Candidatus Woesearchaeota archaeon genome:
- a CDS encoding DUF2683 family protein, with protein MVQAIVNLGEHQDRLLTIVKGKFGLKNKSDAVNFIISKYEEELLEPELRPEYATKIMNLDKKGKFSNYSDLSALRDEIDHA; from the coding sequence ATGGTACAAGCAATAGTCAATCTTGGCGAGCATCAAGATCGGCTTTTAACCATTGTTAAAGGAAAGTTTGGCCTTAAGAATAAGTCTGATGCTGTTAATTTCATCATCAGTAAGTATGAAGAAGAACTTCTTGAACCAGAGCTTCGACCTGAATATGCAACTAAAATAATGAATCTGGATAAAAAAGGTAAGTTCAGTAATTATAGCGACTTATCTGCTCTGCGAGATGAAATAGACCATGCGTGA